taatcaaaatgaaTCGATTCCATGAACTTGGATCCCAATTCAACGGAAATCGGATGCCAGAAGTTGCATGATATTCCAATTCTACTTCTCTTAGTTGTACCTGTGAACCAGATCAATTCCATGAACTTGCCCCCAGGGTTGTtggatttttgttagaatgataaagattttgataattgacaaataCAGAAACAGATGAAAGAAACAGGTTGTACAGACGTGTTCCTTACAGAACGAATCCGACTTGGATAAGGAGAACGTCAACCACATGAATTAGAAGTTATAAAGCTgtggaattattattttttcgacaagcaacaagtacaaaaagttTCCTTTTATAAAGGAGTTCAAAGCCAAGTGAAAGTAGGAAAACTAATTCCTATTTAAGGAAATTGtgctttcttatttatttaaggaaattctGTAGAAAAGAAGTCCAAGTAGAAGTCAATAAGGATTTGTATAAGGCAAATACAAGTTGAATTATACAAGGATTTGTTGAAGTTCTGATCTACAAATAGGGAGCTATTTGCATCAAAAAAATTGcgcacttacatagagagaaatcaaaacacgatcaagaaGTTTGAAAGAGTTTTTAGATTTATTGGGAGTGTAgcaatttgtgaggaaaaattGTAAGATTGTATCCAAGAGTCTTGTTTACAATCTGAGTTTTGTGAGTAGGAGTTGTTCGACAAGTTGTagaacttgaagaacattgGAAGATATAAAACCGGGGGTTTTTGTGTCTTTGGGTagctagaaattagagtttataatttcttagctaggaattagagtttataattcctctaggaattagagtttataattccttaggttaGATAGCtttgtaatcttttgttgagacttgaaatttaataaagtgGAGTTAAATTCTACAGAGGTGTAGGTCGTGGTTTTTACCCTTGTGAGTTGGGGTTTTCCGCaataaaatattgtgttattatttatttacttcaCAAAACGTAACTGCTGTAATTTCTCAAAGGAACATATAGAACAAACCTGTTCCTAAGGCGAATTTGGGGTCAGAATTCCAATAATTATGGTTCTAATATATGATGACAAGAACATGCGCATGCATGAAAGGATGTGTCAACAGTTGATTCCACAAACAAAGTGGGCGGAGAGAATGGAAATTCTCATTAGCAGATATCTGTTATACCATCCCCATTTGATCCTTCAATTATGGAGAAAAGGAGGAATCATCTAATGATGGAACCTATGATGAAGGCCAATACAACTAACAAAGGGTTAGCTTTGTGGCCAAGAATAACTAGGACAAAAAAGAACTTGTTAGTTAAGATACAgcaaatgtaaaaatatattcagAGTTGACAGCTATAAAGATGGTGGGCCAAGAGGGAAGATTTTTTAATAACACAAACAAAGTCTCTGGAAAATTGTTTCATCTTAATGGCTCACCAGGGAAGAAATTTTTACAGGTTTACTTAATCAAGTCCACTTTATTTCGTCATGGGACCTGAAACAACTTCCAAAAACCACATCCGAAAAAGACTTGTAACATCTATGAACTGGTAAGTAAAAAAAGTCAGGATGACAATAACCGGATTATGACCATTAGGTCCACTCAATATCCTTAATGGTGTAACCAAACTTTATACCAAGATGACAATAACATGGAGCTGTTACAAATTTGGCCACTCTTGCAATACCATAATGACATTCTGGGAATTGGGATATCACTGGTTGAAGGTCTTTGATTCAAACAACAGTATCCAGCTTTACAAGACTACAGACAATCTTAGCCTAGTCATATCATCTATCTGCTATTTCGAGATTCTAAATCCTTCTTTGCAATTGTTTCAGGGTCAGAAGATCTGTTCTTTAGATTATGAGAAGAAGCAAAGGGATAAAAACTTCcttaaaaaatagtttgtttTGCTTTACCGAGCAGTATTCAGTGGTGAAGGTCAGAACATAGGTGAAGATTATGTGATTAGAGGGAAAAGAATAGAAACTTTGGACCTTCACACTTTCAGAAGTTGCATATCTGGCCGAGTGCCTTAGTAGTTCAGTTAGAGCATGGAAATGGAAACGGTTGGTCTGTATTTTCTGGTATAGATTGATCACAGAAGCAGCTCTTGAACCCTCTTAATCAGGTGTCTTTTAACCCAAATATGCCTGCTCAGTGCTGACATGATTTATCACATAGCTGAGATTTGTGCTGAGATGTTAATGCCACCATCATATGGCATCTACTGCTCTTAGGATATATACCAATTATACTTACAAGTTATAACAGTAAACAGTTTCAAGTATGGGCATCTCGTTGGAACTAAGGAATAAGTTCTAATTGGGGTTCCAAGTCATAATTTCCTGTTCAAGAAAAGCAGAAAGGTTTGCTATATTACAGGAATCTAAGTGATTCAGCTTAAGCCAACACCATGGGTACGAGATGCAGTTAGGTCTTCTGCAATATAAAAACAATGTGCTACACATTTTCTTGATATGCAGGAAAATTAAGCCCCTGCCAACGTTACCTTCGAGAAATACAAATTGCACAGCTAGACTCTTTTTTTGTGAAGATGGTCACACTTGACTTGTCGTCTAGAGCTACATCTGAACTCAAGAGATAAAATCCTCTAGACCGTATTCCCAAAATATGTCGTACCATCATTTTACTCGATTGCCAATTATTTTCAACTCACTGAAGTTGCAATAACTTCTGCAAATGCAAAAATGATTAGTTGAAGGAAATCCAAGCTCTCACGATACACACCCGGATGCATGCCAATCCTATGTCTAATACCCAAATGCCAATAAACTAATGAGTAGAAGTGCCAGCATTTAGAGACAGGGATAATGGTGATGTAGGAGCTAGCACGGGCAAAAACATAAACTGAAAGACTCCCCTTTTCTCAAACTGAACATCTTCATGCATAATAAATGTTGACAGTAAGAACTATGCACATATTACTTGGAATTCATACATTGAGAATATTAACTCACTAGAGAGGGAATGGGTTTGTCAATGTTGTCTTCAATACAACATTAAAGAACTACATATCAACCTCAATCTTAAGCTAATATACGGAattttataaactaaataaCGAACACTAGTTTACCAAACCAAAAAGTTTCTGTAAGAGGCCTTTACTTTGTCATGCTGTCTCGGTGCAGTGAAAGTTACAGTCATCCATTCCAAGCCGCCAGGGGTTCTATCTTGCACCACCAGATGAGGTTGGAATCTTAAGTTGTATTACACGAGGTGAATGGAAGTATTAGATGAGGAACCAATAGTGTAAATTGTCATACAAAATTCAAACATGATTTTAAAGCAACAGTAGCTCATTATTTTCTTCAACACATATTGAAAGGTTAATTATGGTTTGCTTTTGAAATAGTATGTTTCTGTTTTGGTTAATCGATGCTAATTCTAGAAAGCAACAGTAGTTCATTATTGTCTTCAAACCATTATTGAAAGGCTTGTTATGGTTTTTGATATGTGAAACGATCTTATCAAACCATTTCTGAAAGGCTCATTCTATTGATTTCTCTTTTATTGATAAATCCAAGCTACTGGAATTTACTAATATATCTTCTTGTCGCAGTTTTGGCAAAGGGAAGCTGCACTGCTGAGGCAACAACTAGAGAACTTGCAAAGGAATCATCGGTAAGCTCTTTCACCCCAACTAGCATAATTATTCAAGTTCTGAGTGAATGACATTAAACTACCAATAGGACTAAAACCAAAGGCAACAGACAGAATATTGAAAAATGGCTAAAAATTTTCTGGCATCATACGTGCCCAGAATAGACAGCACGACAAGAAAGTGACTTAGGTCTCTGCTATGATCATGGAGACTCTCATAACATGCAAGTATACGAGTGATATTCTAAAATGGAGTTGTTATATTCAGAAGAAGATACAATATCTTTGATGCAATATGACTAACAACAAAGGTGGAGGCTAGGATTTGATGTTTATGGATCCGTTTTTTTTTCCTAAGTCGTTTTAGTTACTTTTAGAGGCAAAACATATGCTTGCAGTCATAGTCATTTTACCTGTGGATTTATATTAAAGGCCTAAATTGGCTTAAAAGATTGCTTCTCTGGCAGAAAAATGATGGGTGAAGAGCTATCAGGACTGAATGTCAAAGATTTACAGAACTTGGAAAAGCAACTTGAAACAAGTCTGCGTGGTGTCCGTGTGAAAAAGGTATGAGCTTTCACCTCCAAATATGCtaaattatttgtataaatagCACTGACAACCTCTGATTTCTGTAGGACCAAATTCTGATTAACGAGGTACAAGAACTAAACCGAAAGGTCAACCCCTAACTGCAACACACTTGTTGTCATTTAtcctaaaaaaataagttaacaaGCCAACTTCATCTGTTTCTTTGCAGAGAAATTTcagccatcaagaaaacaagGATCTTCATAAAAAACTAGACATTGTTCGTCGAGAAAATATGGAATTGTATAAGAAGGTATTGGTATATATCACTAGTAAAGATTTCGCCCATGCTAGTAGTTAATAATTTCCttctaaaaaatcaaaacagaACCTCAGTCATTCTGCTTCAAAAAATATTCTACATGTCCTTTTCGAAAATCAGGTTTATGGAAATAGAGATGCAAATGCAGTGAGCAAAATGGCCATGAGTTCAAGCAGTCTAAGCGTCAAAGAGGACCCTCTCGCACCTCTTCATCTCCAGTTAAGCCAACCACAACTACAACACTATGAAATGCCAGGAACTACAAAATTGAGGTAATTTTCACGTTCATATAATTTGAAAGCAACAAATAAACTCCAATTATCGGGATCCTTGACTCTTGTCATACTGAAATACTTCAGGCTGTCACTGCATTAGTGGAGAAGATGCACGTAATGTGCGCTATTAGTGTTGTCATCAATGTTCTAAAACATTCTTTTCTTTGTCAATGAGCTTCTTCTGAAGGGGAAACACTAATTTGTccatatatttgtcattcatgtctataattattagtcttgCACTTAACATCTATATTTGTATTAGTTTCTCCCtttgtgtttaatttttcatttgagcTTGTGCTTAAACCCCCATCGGACCTTAAGTTTTTTTTGCGCTTTTTGCTTTTGACAACACTGTTAAAACTAGTCTAGAACCTGTTGAGTTGATCTAAGATTTAATTTAACTTCAACGATTAATGAAACTGATTCACAATTGTTGGGTTTAGcaaagtgtgaatgggaaaagaaaagagagaatatggaaaagtgagggaaccaatttggagggaaaatgaaaagtcatttgcagagtgcaaatgaaaaatcatttctcccatatcggcaaaagaaagggaaattgttgtccttatataaggaaacactacctttacttcttaaagagctaagaagaaggtGTCCTCTCGCTCCGTCGTCGTCACTTGGATTTGATTGATAAactttttggacaaaatttatttaatcaatttttgttgatcaaataaatcctgttactcttatctcttataaattaattcaggaCGTTAGTTAATTAACAGATTCAATTCGCGTATAACGGTAAcgttccgaaaagtcgttactttccgaaAGCCGTTACTTTCCCAACAGACACattttccaaaaagttgttatttttcccaaaaagcgcaactttctggataaaatggatctgaacagacacgtttcttgctgaaaatggctataaaaggaagtcattttttCGTTTTTCAAATACCGAAAAATTTTTCCTTctctgaatatatatattttctctcaaaataaaaatatcgatCGAtcgagtctgtgtgacttgttactgttcttaagttcgctgatgttaaagaagtttgaggtaccgctatttctttaacaggattaatccattttatcttgagagaaattaatccataacctcggTTACAGTGAGGggtgttaaatttcttaaggagacacAGTAATATCTGTGAACTCGGATTACTTTATTTTCTGTCTACTTCATCTtctttctgtttctgttttttgACTAACCTTATAAGTACAtgttaataacaaaaacaaaaagacatCAGAAAATGAATTAGGACATTGAATactacaagaaaaggaaaaatatacaAAGCAAGCAAGAAAAGATCACCAAtaccacaaaaaaataataattaattactcattgAATGATCAAGTCCATACATCAAACTGAACTTCAAAGaatcttaaaaaaaacaattacatTGTGTGGAGGATCACCTTAGTGTGAGAAATATTTACACAAGTTAAGGTTACTTAAGAATCTACAATGACATAAGTTAGGGGTTAACTTCCTATAAGAAGGTAATTTTGTACAAACATGCTTTTAAGAGCGCGACAAATAATAACAATGGTGAATTCTTCAATGATATTGTCGCGCATGAACTGATCAACTCAAAGAGGGACGTGCAAGTTTGAGAAGAACACGATTACTGTTATAGTGAAATCAACACAAAAAGGACATTCTTcaacaactatatatatatatatatacaccgtCACACATGAGTCTGACCAGCTCAAAAGACATCCTTCATCAACAACTATACATATCGTTGGCCTGATCAACAACCATATTAAACCGTTGCACACATGACCTTGATCAACTCATGATCAAGCATGACCAAGTCCAAAACGAGCACGTCAATGCAAAGGACATCCATGAACCGCGATGCCTTTAGCAGTAGGACAACTAGCCAAACCACAATATTCTCCTCCAGTACCCCACCAATTAGGTTTAACTTTATCAAGgaagaaatatataaaaactcCCATAAATGCTAATCCAGCATCCAATGCAGCTGAGAGAACATAATTATACTTTTGCCACCACTTCTTTTGGTATTTGAAAATGAAGTAATTGAATATAATACCAAAGACAATCCAACTATTGAAGTTCAAAGGTGTTGCTGGAGGCATACTTGCAGTTGCACCTAAAAGTACTGGAATGTTAATCAATTTAATCCAACTTTGTTTTGGGAATGCTTTATGTAACAACCATACTATAATTGGTGCACATAAACCACCAAGAAAGAACCAATTTAGTGCACCATAGTTTCCAAGATCACCAAACATTCTTTTAGGTCCTACTAAACCCCAGATAACCGATGCATCGAAAAAGACGCGACTTCCTGGACATGTCCATGGACTATTTATTGGGAGTAATGCATCTTGGCATATATTATCAATGTTTGTAAGTAGCCACCATGCTACAGTCATGTTTATTGTACCAGCAATCAATGTTCCAAGCAACTgtttcaacaacaacaaaaaaatcagCTTATTGAATATCATGTAAAGtactacaataaaataattacggAGACATAACCATTAACTTGGCGTCAGCTGGCATCTTTGACCtttaactttggg
This portion of the Solanum pennellii chromosome 12, SPENNV200 genome encodes:
- the LOC107006045 gene encoding MADS-box transcription factor 23-like → MGRGKILIRRIDNSTSRQVTFSKRRNGLLKKAKELAILCDAEVGVIIFSSTSKLYDYANTSMKSVIERYNKAKEDNTYKLGDPTSEVKFWQREAALLRQQLENLQRNHRKMMGEELSGLNVKDLQNLEKQLETSLRGVRVKKDQILINEVQELNRKRNFSHQENKDLHKKLDIVRRENMELYKKVYGNRDANAVSKMAMSSSSLSVKEDPLAPLHLQLSQPQLQHYEMPGTTKLRLSLH